GCCCGCCTGAACGGGAAGTGCGTCTACGGAACAAGCTCATTCCTCCAGGAGTCGTGGACGGCCGATCCGCTAGCTCGACTGTCCACTGTTTCGTCTAACTCGTCCGGGGTGACATACGGAACCCCTGGCACGTATGCCTACTTCCCGTCATCGGGTCGCGAGCGCCGCTCTCTCGCCGAAGGCTCCGGCGCCGAGATCGACTCAGTCGTGTACGACGCCGCAGGCAACATCCTGCTCGAGATGCAGCAGGCTTCCTATCCAGGGCGAGATGGTTGCAACGGCGGACTCGTCACTCGTACAACCGCCAATTACTACGCCGCCGATCAACACCTTGCGGTGTCAGACGTGCGTTCGAATGGCAGCCCAACATGCGTGTACACCCAAGCTCTCGGTACCTTCGAAGAGACTCGCTATGACGCGCTCGGGCGACGGGTGCTTGTGCGCTCGCGCCGAGATTCCTCCGGCATCGCCGATGGCACGATCACGCGCTTCGTGTGGGATGGAAATCAAGTCTCATGGGAGATCCACTATCCCGGCGGCGATGCAGTTCAAGGCGATTCCCTCGAAGTCGACACGGCCTGGTACGCTCACGTATGCCAGTGTGGCTGCGCACTTCCGCACCAGTGCGGACTGCCCCCGGACAGTTTGCCGAAAGGCTACCTACCCTTTTACGGTCGCGTGTGGTACCTGCACGTCGAGGGGATGGATCAACCGGTTCTCATCAGTCGCTTCATGTTCGGCCAGGACACCGTTCCGTTTCCGACCATCAGTCTCTATCCGATGTACAGTTGGAGAGGCGTGCCAGACGATGGCGGACTGTTCTTTAATCGCAGCGCGACGTTTACCTATCACAACAGCACGGCGAGTATTCTCTGGCCCGCTCGAAATAGTAGCGCCTACCGGCGGTACGTCGCTCCGATGGAGGCCCCGAGTTGGTTCGGGTCACTCACATCGATGTCGATGACAGACGCCGGCACGCAGTACATGCGGAACCGTTACTACGACCCTGTGGCCGGACGCTTCACGCAGGAGGATCCGTTGGGGCTTGCTGGGGGATTGAACTCCTATGGTTTCGCGAGCGGCGACCCAGCTGATTTTAGCGACCCCTTCGGATTGACGTGTAAGGTTGAAGGAAATTGTGATCAGTCAGATGCCGCCGGCCCGGAGATGACGACATGGGAAAAAATCAAGGCTTGGTATAAATGGGAAGGCGGGAGTGATGCGTTGCACACGTTAGCAATGATGCCGTTGCTGATGATAGATCCGGCTGCGGATGCCGGCGCTGGCAATGCCGCGGCATCGGATGCCACCGCCGCAGAAGATGCTGGCGCCATCGAGGCGAAAGCGGCTGAGGAAGCTGCTCTCAAGGTAAACGTGACAGTCGAGGAGGGTATTGCGACAGTCGAAGCCGAGGGAGCTAATGGGCCGATCACCCTAATGGGTAATATGTCTCGCGAGGGAGACGTCGTCACTCTCGATCGCGCACACATCGGGGGCGTTGGTCGGGGAGCATCCAGCCAATCAGAGATGCGATCGGTGGTTCAGCAGTTCGGACGGCAACAGGGTGCCACGCGAGTTATTATCAGAGGTGCGAGGCGTACAACCGGCCTTCACAAGGGTCAAATCCCGCGGCCAATAACGGTGGATGTGCCCAAGCCATGACCAAACTAAGACTTACGGGCTGGCGAGAGGGTATGCAGAAGATTTCGCTTACTAAGTTTTTGCAAGCGGAATTGGGCCTCTCGCTCAAAACCTCTAAGCAAGTTGTCGATGATTTACTTGACGGTCGGGAAGTCTCGCTCGACATTCCGTTAGACCAGGATGTGAGCGCGCTGGCGAGGGCAATACAGGGGCTCGGCGCAACATGCAGGATAGATCGACAGACGAAAGCTGGGCCTGAGCAGTGACCCTCTCTGCCAATATGAGTGAGACGCCTTTACCGCACTTGCCTGCCGGATCTACGACGACATTGGAGTGGTCGGCGAACGACCATCTGAACTCTGTAACGAGGGGAAATGTTACACTGTCGTACGGGTACGATGCGTTTGGCCAGCTCGCCCAACTCTCACGCAAGGTCGGTAGCGGGTCTGTTGCCTTGGAGCGTCAGTTCCGCTGGGATCAAGTGACCGCATCTAGTGCCGGAAATGCAATCGCAAGTTTGGCAACAGGCCAAAGCCCGATCCGCGTAAAGGCAAACCCAAGACTCCTAAACGACCGCCGTCTCCAAGCACGCCATGACTGATTCGTCTAAGACGTGGCATCAGATGTTGTTTAGCGCTCCGGAGAAGCGCGAGGAGCTACTTTGGGTCGAGCGCGAGGGGCCCGATCGCTACCGTGTGTTAAACGTTCCGGTATGGGTTTACGGTATCTCGCTCGGAAGCCGGGTTGCTGCCGTTAGTCCTCCCGAAGATGGGTCTAACCTGCGCTACTCTCAAGTTCTGGCTACCTCACCAGGAGCAACCTTACGTTTCGTCGTTCCGGCAGAGGCGCGAGCAAGCAACGTATATTTGGATCACGTACTACCTCGTGCAAGGCAGCGTGATCTCCTCGTCGGGCCAGCAACGTTCTTAGATCCTAGACTCGTAGCGTTCCATGTTCATCAGCGATCTGCTTAGCGTTTGCAGGCTAGCAAGCTTTTGGATGAGCTAGTGGCTGCGAAGCTGGTGAAAGCATGGGAGGTTGGAGATCCTGACGCGTATCCCGAGACCGAGGAGAGTTCTGACGAGGATGAAGGCGAGGGGAGCGTGCTCACTCATCCCCTGCCGGTCGATGGAGAATCCGGCCAGTTTCTGACTTCTTAGCCTGGTGTGTCGAGCAATCAGACTTGCATCTCTGTATCTCGTGGGCGACGACAAACGCAACAAGACCGAGCAGGTGCTCTTCTATCTCGCGGCGAAATGAAATGGCCGCCGGCCCCGGCCCTCGAATCGCGAGGCGACACGCGGGGTTCGAGGCCGCCGCTCGCCTAACGAACGATTCACTGGTGCGTCCACACCCCCTAGCTACGGGGATGCAGTGAACAACGCCACGGATTTCTCTAAACTCACGGCAACACTTGATCATAATCCCGGCGCCGATCGCGCCACTGTCGCGGCTGTCGGCGCCGATTTGGACGTTATTCTTCCCCCAGATTATGTAGACTTTCTGGCCTACTCCAATGGAGCCGAGGGGCCCATGGGCACCTGGGCTTACATCAAGCTCTGGGCGGCTGAGGATCTCGTCAGGGACAACGAGGGCTATGATGTGCGCAAGCTTGCGCCTGGACTCTTGCTCTTCGGTTCTGACGGTGCCGACACCGCATTTGGTTTTGACTTCCGTAGCCAGCCTCCGGAGGTCGTCACGTTGCCGTTCATAGGGCTGAAGGTTGACGAAATTGAGGTCCGTGATTCGACCTTCGCTGCGTTTCTGGCGAGGTTAGGCGAAAGTTGACTGACCAGCGGTTCAATGAATGATGTTTGCCTTCTCTCAACCGCGGAATCCATATCGATGCAGTAGGCGACCTTCGATCCTGCTCGCATAGCGCCGGCGAACGCAGCAGCCGCGAGCGCTCAGTAAGGAGCGAGATAAGATGGCGATTGCCGGGTTCACCTAGCCTCATCGGGCACCAGGCCCACGGTGACCCTCTGTCCCTCGCGCAATACTACCGCGTCTACGCGTTTCCCTATTCCGTTTTCCGTTAGGACGCGCTGCAGATCATCGATCCCGCTCACCACGTCCCCCGCGAGACCAATGATGATGTCCCCCTGGCGCAACCCGCCGCGCTCCGCCGGGCTGTCACGCTCCACGCCCGTCACCAACGCGCCACCCGCCGCCGCCAGATGCTCGAGCGCCACCCGCCGCCTCGACAACTGAATCGTCTGCCCCACCACGCCTAACCAACTCCGCCGCACCCGCCCGTCCCGAATCAACCGCGGAATCACGAACCGCGCCGTGTCGATGGGAATCGCAAAGCAAATCCCTTGCGCCCCTTGGATCACGGCGGTGTTCACCCCGATCACCTCGCCCCGCGAGCTCACCAACGGTCCGCCGGAATTCCCCGGATTCAGTGCAGCATCGGTCTGGATGATCCCGTCGATCAGCCGCCCCGACTCCGCCCGCATCGTCCGGCCTAACGCACTGACCACGCCCGCCGTCACCGTCGGCTGAAACCCCAGCGGATTCCCGATCGCGATCACGAGCTGCCCGGCTTGAGCGGGCGCGACTCGCCTAACGGCGCCGCCATGAGCGTCGGCCCGTTCACCCGCACCACGGCCAAATCGGTATCCGGATCATCCCCCACGAGCTCCGCCGCCATCGCACTCCCGTCAGCCGTCGTGCACCGGATCGACTGGGCCCCGTGCACCACGTGTGAGTTCGTGAGCACAAACCCGTCCGGCGTGAACACGAACCCAGACTGTTAGCGAACACTCAAATGCGGCCACGCCGGAACGGGTGAAAAGCGGCCACCGCGGGTAGCGACGCAGCGGCAAACTTGAGGGACTTCTCTCTCAAGCCAGCCGATGCCCAACTACCTGAAGATGCCGAAGCAGCACCACGTTATCGCGTTGCTCGAGCTGGGCTGGAGCTATCGCCGCATCCAGGCGGAGACCGGCGTACGCCGCGAGACGGTCGGCCGATACGATCGCGCCCGCCTGGCAAAGGCGGCCAAAGTGTTCCCCGGCTCTGCGTCGCCGGAGCCGCCCGCTCAAGCAGCGTCGCTCGCGCTCGACGATCCAAATGCGGCCACCGTGTTCGCCGGCTCGGATCGAAACCCGGCCATAGTGTTCCCCGGCTCACCGCCAAACGATCGCGATCCGTGGCCGCCGCGTATCGCACCGCGATCACCGAGAAACTCGATGCGGGCCTGAGCCTCCAGCGCATCTGGCAAGACCTGGTCGAGGAGTTTGGCTACGCCGCCAGCTACGAATCGGTGAAGCGATTCGTCCGCACAATCGCGGTGCGGCGACGCGCCGTCGGCGTCTTTCACTGTGCGCCCGGCGCGGAAGCGCAAGTGGACTTCTTTCGCGGCGCGCCCACGCTCCATACGGAGACCGGCGAGTGGCGTCGCCCGTGGGTGTTTCGCATGACGCTCGCTCACTCGCGCCATGGCTACGAGGAGCCCGCGTGGGATCAGCGCCTCGAGACATTCCTGCGCCTGCACGAACGCGCCTTCCGCGATCTGGGCGGCGTCGCACTCGTCATCCGCCTCGACAATCTCAAAGCGGCCGTCGTCCGCGCGTGTCTCTACGATCCGGATAGCAACGAGGTCTACCTCGCATTCGCGAAACACTGGGGCTTCACGCCGCTCCCGACCCAGCCGCGCCACCCGCAAGAAAACGGCAAGCAGGAGCGAAGTGGCGGCTACGTCAAAGACAATGCCCTCAAGGGGCGCCGCTTCGACAGTCTCGACGCCCACAATGCGTGGTTGCGCCACTGGAATCGCACCGTCGCCCGCCTGCGCATCCACGGCACCACGCGGCGCCAGGTGTGGACGCACTTTGTCGAGACCGAGCAGAAAGCGCTCCGCCCGCTCGCCGCCGCATCGTTCCCGTTCTTCAGCGCTGGCGAGCGCACCGTGCACGAGGATGGCCACGTCGAAGTCGCCGGCGCGTTCTATCCCGTCCCGCTCGCGCTGTTAGGCCAGCGCGTGCGCGTGCAGTGGGATGCGCGGCTCGTGCGCGTCTTCCACGCCGACACGCTCGCCGCGGTCCATCGCCTGGTGTCGCCGGGCACCTATGCGCCCCAGCACACGGACCGCGAGGCGTCGACGCGACAACAGGCCTTCGTGCATCGCTTGCTCGGCCAGTGCGAGCACGTCGGTCCCGCACTTCGGCAGTGGGCCGATGCGGCGCTCGCCGCCCGCGGCGTCCGCGCGATCCGGCTGATTCAAGGCGTGCTGCAGCTCACCCGGCGCGTACCGCGCGAGCGCCTCCTCGCCGCGGTGACGATCGCCCACACGCAGCAGCAGTTTCGGTATCGCACGATTCGCCGCCTAACGGAAGCGGTGCCCCGGTCCGCCGCGCCGGTGCTCCGCGCCGACGACCCGGCCATTCGTCCCATGACCCAGTACACCTTGGAGGACTTCCTACGATGACCGTCCCACTCACCACGCGCCTGCGCCATCTCCGGCTCTCCGGCATGGTCGAGCCCTTACCCGGGCGCGTCGCACAAGCCGAAGCCGCCCCGCTCGCGCACCTCGAGTTTCTGGAACTCCTCGTCGACGATGAATTTGTGCGCCGCGCCGATCGGCTGTTTGCGCGCCGCCTCAAATTCTCGGGGCTTCATGGAGCCTTCGGACTGCCTATGAGGTGATCGCACACACGCGCGGCGTCCTTATTCCGTGGTCGTCCATCGTGATGATCGCTAGTGCGTATGGGCTGGTGGGCGTCGCGGGCTTCTTGCTACTAAAGCGTCGCGAATCGGGAGAGGTCCTCTCCTACGTCGCTCAGGCTTTGCAGGTGTTACACATTACTGCTGGCCCGCTGGCTCTTAGCTTTGTGGCCGGGCTCGAGGCGTCGATTTATTTCGTTGGCAATCGGTTCACCTACTTCATCGGACTGTCCGCCACATTCAACTACTTGCGGGACGCAGGGTACCCGCGGTTCGCTATCGGTGTCAACCTCGCACCCGTCCTGCTCCTAACTGTCCTTCTATACCTGCCTGACGTTAGTTCGATTGCCGTCTCGGATTCTCGGACGAAGGTCCGTTCCTAGAGATGACCGCGGCCTCAACGACCCTCGCTAGTGTAGTTCCAACTTAATTTCCCTAGATTGATTATCTTGCGGCTCAGGGCCAACCTGAGGAGCAAGATGGGCGCGCGTCTTGGGCTGCGGCAGTTGACGCATGAGCCTGGTCCGTTGGAGTCGCGTCATCCCATTTGCCTAACGCAACGTCAATATACTAAATTCGCCCGGCTGTGCAGCGATTTCCTAGCGGGTATTGTGTGGTTAGGCACTAAATGCGTTAGAGGCTAGGGACTGCGAAACGCTAACGTCGGGTGTCGCTTGGGACTACATCAACGGTCAGTCTGCGCCCCTCCCTAAGCACCACGACATCAGCTCGCTCGCCGATCCTTTGTTCCGTTAGCACGCGCTGGAGGTCATCGATCCCGCTCACCACTTCCCCCGCGAGCCCGATGATGATGTCCCCCTGGCGCAACCCGCCACGCTCCGCCGGGCTGTCATGCTCCACGCCCGTCACCAACACGCCACCCGCCGCCGCGAGATGCTCGAGCGCTACCCGCCGCCGCGACAACTGAATCGTCTGCCCCACCACGCCTAACCAACTCCGCCGCACCCGCCCGTCCCGAATCAACCGCGGAATCACGAACCGCGCCGTATCGATGGGAATCGCAAAGCAGATCCCTTGCGCCCCTTGGATCACGGCGGTGTTCACCCCGATCACCTCGCCCCGCGAGCTCACCAACGGTCCGCCCGAATTTCCGGGGTTGAGCGCCGCGTCTGTCTGAATGATCCCGTCGATCAGCCGACCCGATTCCGCCCGCATCGTCCGGCCTAACGCACTGACCACGCCCGCCGTCACCGTCGCTTGGAACCCCAGCGGATTCCCGATCGCGATCACCAGCTGCCCCGGCTTGAGCGCGCGCGACTCGCCTAACGGCGCCGCCATGAGCGCCGGCCCGTTCACCCGCACCACCGCCAGGTCGGTGTCCGGGTCATCGCCCACGAGCTCCGCCGCCATCGCCGTCCCGTCCGGCAACGTGCACTTGATCGATTCCGCCCCGTGCACCACGTGGCTGTTCGTCAACACGAACCCGTCCGGCGTGAACACGAACCCCGACCCCGTTCCCTCACTCGGCCCCCGACGCCTCCGCCCACGCTCCGCCGTCGCCGCACCACGCACCGCGAGATGCACCACGCTCGGCCCCACCCGCTCCACCGCGCCCACGACCGCCGCCGAGTAGGCGTCGAACAGAACAGAATCGGGCGCCGCATCCGTAGACGCGACGCCCGATCTGGTTTCGTCTCCGACTTCCGCGCCGCCTAACAACCTGAGCGGCGCGATCTCGACCGTCATGCAGCCCACTCCCGCTTGAGCTCTTCCGCCGTCCGGCCGCGCCGGATCGCCATCACCGCCCGGTCTCGCAACTGCCGCACCCGCTCCCTCGTCACGCCCAGCATCCCGGCGATCTGATTGAGCGTCATCGGCTCCCCACTCTCGAGACCGAAATACAGAATCAACACCCGCTTGTCCCGCGGCGGCAACGTCTCCAGTGCCCGCATGAGCAGCGTGCGCCGGGACTCCTCCTCGATCCGCCCCGGCAGCGCATCCTCGTCGGCATCCTCCACCGAGAGAATGCTCGCCAGCGTCCGCCCCTCGCGCTCGCCGTGCCCTTCGCCTAACGGCTCGTCGAACGACCGCTCCGGCTGGGTGAGTCCCTGCAGGTCCTTCACCATCGCCGGCGACAGCTGCGCCACGTACGCAATCTCGTCCACCGTCGGCGCCCTGCCCAACGAAGATTCGAGCGCGGTGCGCGCCCGCGCGATACGCGTGAGATCGCTCGCCCGGTTGGCTGGAAGCCTAACGGACCGCGACTGCCGCGCCAGCGCCGCATGGATCGCCTGCCTGATCCACCACACCGCGTACGAGATGAAGTTCACACCCACGTCCGGGTCGAACTTGTCGGCCGCGCGCACGAGTCCCGTGTTCGCCTCGGCGATCAAGTCCTCCAGATCCAGCCCCCGATGCTGATACTGCTTCGCAATCGAGAACGCGAACCGGATGTTCGCCGAGATGAGCTTGTCCCGCGCCTCGGCCTTCTCATCCGCCGATGCCTTGGCATCGCGCATCACACGGGCAAGCGCCTTCTGCTCCGCAGCGGTCCGCTGCGGAATCTCATGCGCCTCGGCGATGTACAAATCGAGCAGATCCTGGTTCGCCTGCGCGCCATATTCAATTGTCGGATTCTGCGGACGCCGCGCCCTCGCCCTCCTCGGGCTCTTTGGCGCGCGCTCGCGATCGACAGTCTTCTTCACGAATTCCTCCTTTGACTCGCGCCGCCCCCTGCCGCCCTGTTTGGCCCGCCGCCCACCGGCCGCCGTCGTTTCGCCAGCCACAACCGTCGCCATCTCCAGCCCCCCTCGGTCGACCTGGTGCCAGTCACCCTACGGTGAACGTTCGCACCATAGAATGAGTTCCATGGGCGCTTTTCGCTAGCGGTCGATCATCGAACATCTGTTTGAAGCCGACACGACCAGCGTCCCACCGGACATCCCGCCGGCCGGACGGTGTCAACTCCCGTATGTCATCTACCAACAACCGCTGCCTCGGGTTCCAAGAACCGTCTCGAACACGCTCCTCAGGACACGTGCTGCTTGAGGAAATCCAGCGTCCGATTCCAGGAGGTTTTGGCGTCGCGCTCACTGTATACAGGCCGCGTGTCGTTGAAGAACGCATGGCCGGCATCATAATAGTGATATTCGAAGCTCCCTCCCGCCTTGCTGATCGCCGTCGCCAGCGTCTGGACCGACTCCTCGCTCACCGACTTGTCCTGCTTTCCGAAGTGGCCGAGCACCGGGACGCGGAGACGCTTCGCATCGATCTTGACTGCGGGATGTATGCCGTAGAAGTCGACGACCGCGGCGATCGCTTCGGGATATTCCATCCCGGCGTGCAACGCCAGCTGGCCGCCCATACAGAAACCGACGATGCCAACGCGCTTCGACACGACCGCCGGATTCGAGAGCAGATACTGCGCGGCGCCCTTCATCTCTTTGCCTGCTTCAGCAATGTTGAGGGCCATGAGCATCTTGCCGGCCTCGTCCGGGCTCTTGGCGGTCTTTCCGTGGTACAGATCCGGCGCGAGCGTCACGTAGCCTGCCTTCGCGAAGCGTTCCGCGAGATCTTTGATGTGGTCCACGAGGCCCCAGTATTCCTGGACCAGGATGAGCCCGGCGCCTTTGCCTCCGGGCGGTGTGGCGAGATATCCTATCCCGTTGCGTCCATTCGCCTCGAAGTCGACCATGTGCCCCATCGTCCGCTCCTCGCGTGAAGGTTGTGCCTAACGTTCTGCTCGCCGACGCCGACGCGTTCTTCGTCGCGGTCGCCCGGTTAGTCGATCCCGAGGGCGCCGGTCGAGCGCCCCTGCTCATCGTGGGCGGCTCGGCCTTGAGCCGCGGCGTCGTCTGCTCGGCGTCCTACGAGACGAGAGCGTTCGGCGTGCGGTCGGCGATGCCGGTGTCGCAAGCCCTGCGCCTCTGTCCGCGCGCCATGTGCGTGCCGGTTCCGCGGCGCGAATGCGCGACGAAGAGCCGTCAGATTCGCTCTATCCTGCACCGATTCGCGCCGATCGTCGAGACCGCGAGCATCGATGAGTGGTACCTCGATCTCACCGGCACCGAAGCGCTCTATGGCGGCGAGCCCATCGAGCACACGGCGCACCGCATCCGCGACGCGGTGCGCGAGGGATCGGGACTCACGGTGTCGATCGGCGGCGGATCGAACAAGCTCGTCGCCAAGCTCGCCGTCGAAGTCGCCAAGCCCAGGCCCGACACCGGCCGGACCGGCGTGCACATCGTGCCGGCCGGCGAGGAAGCCGCATTCCTGACGCGGTTCACGTTAGGCGAGATTCCGCTCGTGGGTCCGCGGTTCCAGGAGCGCCTCAAGCGCCACGGCCTGGTGACGGTGCGTGACGTGCTGGCGCACGACGAGCGGACGCTCGTCGCATGGTTAGGCAAGCGCGACGCACGCTGGCTGCTCGATCGCGTTCACGGCGTGGACCACGGGCGCGTGTCGGGCGACGGCGAGCTCAAGAGCCTGAGCCGCGAGGACACGTTCTCGACCGACATCGGCGACGATGCATCGCTGGAGCGCGAGCTCCTGCGCCTCGTCGTGCGCGCGGCCTCCGATCTTCGCGCCGAAGGCCTCACGACACGCACCATCACCGTCAAGCTGCGCGACTACGATTTCTCGACGCGCCAGGCGAGCCGCACGCTGGACGACGGCGTGATGTCGGACCGGCCGATCCACGAGACGGCGCGGATGCTGCTCCGCCGCCTGCGCGCGACGCGGCGCTGCAAGGCCCGTCTGTTAGGCGTGTCGCTGTCCTCGCTGGCGCCCGCGCCGGCGCCCGCGCAGCTCGCCTTCTTCGAGGCGCCGGCGGGCGCGTTCGCCGAAACCGCGCGCGACCGCACGCTGGCGCACACCGTCGATGCGCTGCGCGAGCGATTCGGCGACGACGTGATCGGGCCCGGCGCCCTGGCGCACCGCGAGGCGCGCGACGCGGCGCCCAAGGCGCGTTAGGCGGCGGCCGGCGCCGTTTCGTCCGGCACCTCGTCGGTCCGCTCGAACACACCGCCCAGCCAGGCGGTGATCGCCCACACCTCGGCGGCCACGATCGCCGCGCCCACCACCGTGCCGGGCACGAGCCCCCACAACCCGACGCGCGATACCGCTACGATGGCTACGCCGCCGCCGAACACCAGCGGCAGCGCCAGGCCGAGCGTGAGCACCACCAGCGAGCCGAACATCGTCACGATCCCCTGACCCACCGCCTCGACGCCGCCCGGCCGCGACAGACCCAACCGGATCCAGCCCGGAAACAGCAACGCGCCGGCGTTCTGCACCAACACGCCGAGGGCGCTCACGGTGGGCAGAAGGATCAGGCTCGTGATGAGCAGCGCCGTCTGATCGGACCACGACTGCCCGATCTTGTTGTGCACCGGATTGAGCACGTAGGCGCCGAGCAGCACCGGCACCTGCACCACGCCCAACGTCATCAGCGCCGCGCACAGCTCGGCCCGCACGAGCGTGGCGCCGCGCACCGGGAACGACCGCAGCAGCTCGAGCTGCAGCATGTCCAACCGGAGATCGTTGCGCACCCAGAGCGGGCCGGCGAGCAGCAGCATCAGCGCGAACGCCAGGCACAGGCGGCCGGCGAGCACCGAGAGCCGGTCCGTTTGCGGCAGCACCGAGTCGAGCACGACCACGAAGATGACCACCGCGACGACGATCGCGATCACCGTACGCAGCGCGAACGTGCGGCCTAACGCAACGGCGTTCTTCCAGACGATCGCCGCGGCGGGCGAGCTTCGTGCGGGCAGCGGCAGCCGGAACCGCCGGCGCACGCCGCGCGTGGCCGGCATCGTGGTTCGTCCCGCGCGCCGCGCGAGCGCCACCGCGCGACGGGCGGCATTCGCGGCGGCGGCTTCCTCGAATGCCGCGTCGGTACGCAGCACCCACACCACGTGCAGCGCCACCAACACGAGCGCCGGCCACAGGGCGCGCAGCCACGCGGCCGTGGATGCGGTGAACACCGGCGCGAGCACCAGGCGAAACGGCCAGAGCACGGCTTTGCTCGCCGGCGCATGGAGCACCGCAACCGCCGCGCCTAACGTATCGCCGGACGCGATCCCGGCGCGGAGCGCCGGCAGCTGGGCGGCGACGCCCCAC
This sequence is a window from Gemmatimonadaceae bacterium. Protein-coding genes within it:
- a CDS encoding putative ABC exporter domain-containing protein, with amino-acid sequence MTSEPQPPFAALGWLLVRGVVNRTVRRARRVRQPRYALALIAGVGYFWFILVRPRGDTVLVGATPDGTAHLAYALGIAVLAASWWLFGSDEVALNFSTAEVQLLFAAPLTRRQLVAFKLLQAQLVIVISVVIWLAILGRSPGSMVERAVSLWIVFTALYLHRVGASLVRESAAEHGAAGVRRHLVPIVVVAAALIAVGWGVAAQLPALRAGIASGDTLGAAVAVLHAPASKAVLWPFRLVLAPVFTASTAAWLRALWPALVLVALHVVWVLRTDAAFEEAAAANAARRAVALARRAGRTTMPATRGVRRRFRLPLPARSSPAAAIVWKNAVALGRTFALRTVIAIVVAVVIFVVVLDSVLPQTDRLSVLAGRLCLAFALMLLLAGPLWVRNDLRLDMLQLELLRSFPVRGATLVRAELCAALMTLGVVQVPVLLGAYVLNPVHNKIGQSWSDQTALLITSLILLPTVSALGVLVQNAGALLFPGWIRLGLSRPGGVEAVGQGIVTMFGSLVVLTLGLALPLVFGGGVAIVAVSRVGLWGLVPGTVVGAAIVAAEVWAITAWLGGVFERTDEVPDETAPAAA